Proteins encoded within one genomic window of Psilocybe cubensis strain MGC-MH-2018 chromosome 2, whole genome shotgun sequence:
- a CDS encoding Protein kti12 gives MALITIAGYPAAGKSTRAAQLAAFLDAAIHSDDYNGPIAKVLVVSDHSLALSPHVYDADSKAEKPARGALFAAVQRMLATDTILILDSLNYIKGFRYQLYCAARELKLRTSTNLFARFEEPSSMVRWDAPLFTVLWDDKDIPGAEIWDAITKGSVKPPNSGTLSAAKAPVDALHVLEQVTTNLATAIVSASSAQATGGTSMVFANGVQFTVNLPPRAMTLSELQRLKRQFVSVHKKAITLGTTERGGVDWGAENIGRKFVEYVEEHWR, from the exons ATGGCCCTCATTACCATCGCAGGCTACCCCGCCGCAGGAAAGTCCACCCGCGCCGCCCAGCTCGCCGCCTTTCTCGACGCCGCCATACACAGCGACGACTACAACGGCCCCATTGCCAAGGTCCTCGTCGTCTCAGACCACTCTCTTGCCCTTTCTCCCCATGTCTATGACG CAGACAGCAAAGCAGAAAAGCCTGCCCGAGGCGCCCTCTTTGCCGCCGTCCAGCGCATGCTCGCAACGGACACCATCCTCATTCTAGACTCGCTCAACTACATCAAGGGCTTCCGCTACCAGCTCTACTGCGCCGCTCGCGAGCTCAAGCTGCGGACCTCCACG AATCTGTTTGCACGATTTGAAGAACCGTCGTCCATGGTCCGGTGGGACGCGCCCCTTTTCACTGTGCTGTGGGACGACAAAGACATCCCGGGCGCCGAGATATGGGACGCGATCACGAAAGGCAGCGTCAAGCCGCCAAACTCTGGGACCCTCTCG GCGGCCAAAGCGCCCGTGGATGCACTGCACGTGCTAGAGCAGGTCACAACAAACCTGGCAACCGCTATTGTGTCTGCATCGAGCGCGCAGGCCACGGGCGGGACGTCAATGGTGTTCGCAAACGGGGTGCAATTCACGGTAAATCTGCCACCGCGGGCGATGACACTGTCGGAGCTGCAGCGCCTGAAAAGACAGTTTGTAAGTGTGCACAAAAAGGCAATAACACTGGGGACGACAGAGCGGGGCGGGGTGGATTGGGGGGCGGAAAACATAGGACGCAAGTTTGTAGAATATGTAGAGGAGCATTGGCGATAA